A window of the Astyanax mexicanus isolate ESR-SI-001 chromosome 22, AstMex3_surface, whole genome shotgun sequence genome harbors these coding sequences:
- the LOC111190976 gene encoding fibrous sheath-interacting protein 2: MDFSTLLKKQRGTKVFVPDKYSVQFSRGKLGQSLSPEMQDFDLRDPNITRNLWDYNCLHDKHLKKFFKRPEKKKRLVQLGLITPDERVLCSVKEFNDYLEYLRHAPLKQDSPESSRRKPKLTMTCTENPFSRLEKQRTKPKLIHQDKHARLT, from the exons ATGGACTTTTCTACTCTATTAAAGAAACAAAGGGGCACAAAGGTGTTCGTTCCAGATAAATATTCTGTTCAGTTCTCCCGCGGGAAACTGGGACAGAGT CTTTCTCCGGAAATGCAGGATTTCGACTTGAGAGATCCTAACATCACCCGGAATCTCTGGGATTACAACTGCCTGCACGATAAACATCTAAAAAAATTCTTCAAACGGCCGGAGAAGAAGAAGAGGCTCGTCCAACTTGGATTAATTACTCCGGATGAGAGG GTGCTGTGCTCCGTAAAGGAGTTTAACGACTACCTGGAATATCTGAGGCACGCACCCCTGAAACAG GATTCACCAGAATCCAGCCGGAGGAAGCCCAAATTAACGATGACCTGCACAGAGAATCCCTTCAGCCGACTGGAGAAGCAGCGCACAAAACCAAAATTAATTCATCAGGATAAACATGCGCGTCTCACTTAA